Genomic DNA from Flavobacterium sp. N502540:
TTTCAAGTGAAAATGGTATTGTGTTATCGGGTACTGCCGGAATAGGTGTTCATTATAAATTAAATCAAATGAGCGATTTAATGTTTGAAACGCGTTTTCAAGCTTTTAGCTCCGACTGGGTAGACGGTCTAAATCCGAATAAGAAAATTTATAAAGAAAATAAATCAAACGACGCTCAGATTTGGTTTAATATAGGATATATTCAATACTTATAATTTGAAAAATCCCAAATAAAAAATCCCAAATTCCAAAATAATTCAAATTGGAATTTGGGATTTTTTTATTCTTTTTTTTATGCTAAAGCCTGTTCTAAGTCGGCAATTAAGTCTTCGGCATCTTCAATACCAACGCTCAATCGAACTAAGTCATCAGTAATACCCACTTCGGCTCTTTTATCTGCCGGGATCGATGCGTGTGTCATCAAAGCCGGATGATTGGCCAAAGATTCCACTCCACCTAAAGACTCCGCCAGAGTAAAAACTTTCAGCTTCTCTAAAAAAGCAATCGAGTCTTCTTTTTTCCCTGATTTAAAAGTAAAAGATACCATTCCTCCAAAAGCTTTCATTTGCTTTTTGGCAATTTCATGAAAAGGATGGCTTTCTAATCCTGGATAATAAACCGTATCGATCTTCGGGTGCTTGCTTAAATATTCAACCACTTTCTCTCCGTTTTCACAATGCCTCTGTACTCTTAACGAAAGTGTTTTGATTCCTCTTAAAACCAAGAAACTATCCATTGGCCCTAATGTCGCTCCGGTCGCAAATTGCTGAAAATGCAGCTGATCTCCTAAAGCTTCATCTTTTACAATTAAAGCACCCGCAATTACATCTGAGTGTCCTCCTAAATATTTTGTTGCAGAGTGCATTACGATATCAGCACCCAAATCAAGAGGTTTTTGCAAATAAGGAGTCGCAAATGTATTATCGACAGCAAATAAAATATTATTGGCTTTAGTAATTTTGGCTACTTCCTGAATGTCTGCTAATTTCATCAACGGATTAGTTGGCGTCTCCACCCAGATCAGTTTCGTATTTTCATTGATTAATGATTTCAGTTTTTCGATATCTGTCATATCAACAAAGTGAAACTTAATTCCTGAATCTTTATATATTCTGGAGAACATTCTGTAAGTTCCTCCATACAAGTCATCCATTGCGATAATCTCATCACCGGCTTTAAACGATCTCAGAATACAATCCGTTGCTGCCAAGCCTGATGAAAAAGCCAATCCACGAGTACCATTTTCAATACTGGCCAAAGCATTTTCTAAAGCTGTACGCGTTGGATTTGAAGCACGACTATACTCATAATCCGCCAAAGGCTTACCCGGACTGGTTTGTATAAAAGTTGAAGTTTGATACACCGGAGGCATAACTGCTCCTGTAGCCGGATCATGATGCTGACCCCCATGTATTACTTTAGTATTGAATTTCATATGGTTATAAATTTTAAATCCTTAATTCTGGCACAAATTTACCGTTTAATTTATTTTAATCCTGATACAACTTCTTACCTTTGTATATAATTAACACTTTTTGACATGAAACATTATCCTTTTATACTCTTTTTGCTTTTAACGTTTGTAAGCTGCAGTAAAGAACTTTCATTTGAAAATGAGTCATTTGAAAAAGAATCTACTATCCCTTGCGAAAAGGACTGCCCGAAAATAACAATCGACGTTCCTGTTGCAAAAAATATTCCTGTTGTTGCCGACAGTATTAATAAAAAGGTTTTCTCCGTGATAAAAGAGATCGTCTATTTTGAAGAAGATCCCAAAAAAGCTAACGACTACAAATCTTTGGCAGCCTCTTTTATAGCTTCTTATGAAGAAATGCACAAAAAATTCCCAACAGAAACTTTCGGATGGGAAGCGACCGTAAAAGGGAATGTCGAATTTGAATCTGATGAGATTATCAATATCAAAATTGATCACTATACGTTTACCGGAGGAGCACACGGATATCAAGGATATCGCTCTTTATTGTTTCATTCTCAAACCGGAAAAACTATTTTTACCGATCAGATTTTTAAAAACGAAAAAGAATTTATGGCTTATGCCGAAAAAGAATTCCGCAAAAAATATAAAATCCCTGAAAAATCAAATATCAATGCAACTGGGCTAATGTTTGAAAATGACAAATTCCACCTGCCTCAGAACATTTTTTATACGAAAGAAGGATTGCTCTTATATTACAACTCCTACGAAGCCGCTTCTTATGCCGACGGGCCAAAAGAGCTGTTATTCCCCTATGATGAAATCAGTAAATATTTAAAATACCAATAACTTCAAGCCAAAGCTTCGTACCTAAAAAAAACCTTTGTCGCTTTGAACCTTTGCACCTTTACTCAGATCCTTAGCAACTCAGAACCTCTATTTAGCCCCTTCCTGAACATCATATTTCATCTTACGCAAAACTCGAAGCGCCTCTTTAAATGACAGGTAAATAGTCCCAAAAGGTTTTAAAAGCAGTTTGGCATCAATCAATTTTTGTTTGGCATCCTCAAAGCCATTCAGATGACAGATCATAAAAGTAGAAGGCAGATTCTCCAGATCTTTTAATTCGCGCTCTGATAAAGCGATTCCTTTCTGAAGTTTTTGGAGTAGAGCGATATTTGAATTGTAAATATGATACAACATTTTCCGATTGAATTCAGGGGGCTGAAAAAGCATTTCACTTTTAATTTTATAATAACCGTTGTCAAAAAAATGAATGGTTTGCTTTTCCAACGGATAATAACTGGTCTTGTCATTTAACCCCAGCGGAACATATTCTGTTATGGTAAAACTATCTTCATCATAAACAATCGTAACCACATCCTGAGCAGAATAAAAAAGCTTAATCTGTTCGTTTATCAACTCAATATCAACGCGGGACAAGAATGTTTTATCTCTGGATTTTTTAGGAACTCCCGCCCAGCAGATCACAAATAATTCTTTAAAAACATGGTACTTTGGCGACATGTCCTTGTGTCTGAAATTCATAAAATCAATTACCCCGTCAAGTGTGTACTGGATACTGTTTCTTGAGCTGTTTTCGATCCCGATGACCGTTTCTGTATTTTGATAGTTCTTTTCGACCTCGCCTTCAACAGGAACAGAATTACTTCCGCGCCGCATAAAAACACTATTGGCAAGAATGGTATGAATTCCTTTTTTAAAATAAGAGACCTTACTTTTGGGTTTAATGGTCACCAATCCGATTACTTTATCTTTTGGAAGATTGGGAAACGGTACATTCTCGTATTGAATTTTAGGCGGATTTTCTAAAAAGGCGTTCACGAGATTCTGGATTCGGCTGTCATCAAAAAAATCATCCCCAACGATTTCGTTGTCATGATCTTCCACCCCCACCACGATATAAGAATTATTGGTCGGGTTTGAATTGGATAAGGCACAAATATGTTTCAGAAATTTCCCTTTCCCTTCCCGCGAATGCAGATTCAATTGCCTTTTCTTATCATAAAAACTGCTCTCATCGTTATGAGCGAGCAGGTTTTTTATTAAAAGGCGTTTGTTGATCATTTTTTTTAGATTATTAGACTGGCTTAGACTTCTTAGACTAGCTTAGATCTTTAGACATTCTTAGAATGTTAAATTATTGAGTTGGAAAAAAAACACCAAACTTCTCAGACACCTAAATTAATCTAAAAATTTAAGAAGTCCGTCAACTCTATTTTAAGATTACTGCCTAAGTGTTTAAAAAACCTGCGAAGTCTAAGTTAATCTAAAGATCTAAAATCTAAGAAGTCTAATTAATCTCTCTTAACAATTGTCGACGAGGCTTGTGCCGTACTCATGACAACTAAATCAGCAATATTAACGTGATACGGTCTTGAAACTACAAAATGAATAATATCTGCAATATCTTCTGCCTGTAGCGGATCGAAACCTTTGTATACATTTGAAGCTCTCTCAGTATCTCCTTTAAAACGCACTTCACTAAATTCGGTTGCCACCATACCAGGATGAATCCCTCCAACTCTAATTCCGAAAGGATTTAAGTCGATTCGCATTCCGGCTGTAATCGCATCAACGGCATGTTTACTTCCGCAATACACATTTCCGTTCGGATATACTTCTTTTGCGGCTGTTGAACCAATGTTTATAATATGACCTGATTTTTTGGCTGTCATTTTCGGAATCACCGCTTTTGAAACGTACAAAAGTCCCTTGACATTGATATCAATCATAGCATCCCAATCGTCTAAATCACCGGTCTGAATCGGGTCTAAACCATGAGCATTTCCGGCATTATTAATCAAAACATCAATATCTGAAAAGGAGGCAGGAAGAGAAGCAATTTTTTCAAGAACATCCTTTTTATCCCGAACATCAAATGCCAAAGAATGTACAGCTGTAAACTCCGAAAGTTCTTTTTCAAGTTCGTTTAAGCGATCCATACGTCTTCCGCAAAGGATCACTTTAAAATTGTTTTTGGCCAGTATTTGTGCAGTTGCTTTTCCAATTCCGCTTGTGGCTCCAGTAATTAAAACTGTTTTTTTCATTGTATATTTTTATTTTTTTTGCCACAGATTAAAAGATTTTCACAGATTAATCAATCATCTTTAATCCGTTAATCTGTGGCAAAATATTTTTAGCATTTTCCCTGAACACTCAAAACTGCGACTGAAAACTTAAAAAAATTAAGCAACATCGTCGCCCATACTTTCCGTCCAGATCGCAAACCAGTCTTCCTTATCCATTTCCAATTCTACTGCTTTCATCAGCGACTGAATTCTGGCAATATTAACAGTTCCCGCAATAGGAATTACCTTAGCAGGATGTTTTAAAATCCAAGCCAATAAAAGAGTATCCGAACCAAATCCGTATTTCTTCACTAAATCTGAAAACAGCTTTTTCAAACGACGTGTTTTTTTAGTGTCTTCTCTAAAAACCGTTCCAAGCGGATTCCATGACAAAGGACGAATCCCGTGAGTTTGCATATAATCGAAACTTCCGTCAACCATCGGTTCGAAATTCGTTGCTGAAAATTGCACCTGATTATAGCTCACTTCAGTTTTCTGACGAATCAATTCGGTTTGAGAACTTGTAAAATTCGAAAGTCCGAAATCAATAATTTTCCCTTCTGATTTTAACTTTTCAACGGCTTCCGCAATTTCATCGGCCTGCATCAACGGACTAGGTCTGTGCAGTAAAAAAACATCCACATAATCTGTCTTTAGTTTCTTTAGTGACTCTTCAACAGACCACACAATATATTCTTTAGAGTAGTCGTAATGTTTGATTGTATTTTTACGGCTTTCGGCAATCATCTGAATACCGCATTTGGTGATTAATTGTAATTTTTCACGTGAAATTTTACTGGCCTGAAATGCTTTTCCAAAATCCGCTTCAGTAGTATAAGCTCCGTAAATATCAGCGTGATCAAAAGTAGTAATTTTGTTTTCGATACAGATCTGTATCATGTTTTCCATTTCTTTAAGCGTTAGGTTTTTATCCCATACACCCCAATTCATAGTGCCCGAAATAATAGGCGATAATGCTGTTTTACTCATGGTTTTATTGCGTTATTTTTGGTAATAAATATGCTTTTCTGAAGCATAATCACCAAAGTTCTTAAAAATATAAAAATAGATTCCCAATTCGTCCTTAAAATTAGGTCTTTGGTCGAAGTTTTAACCATTTTTTAACATCTTACTTCTCAAAAAATATTCAATTTGCACTCTCAAAAGTTAGGCATAAAAATCAACGTTTTAAAAAGGTTTTAAAAATATTTATATGGAAGAAAATACAACGACTTTAGACATTAGAGCGATAAATGAAAAAATTGAAAGAGAAAGTGCTTTTATAGACCTTCTTACAATGGAAATGAACAAAGTTATTGTGGGCCAGAAACATATGGTCGAGCGTTTACTAATCGGACTTTTGGGACAAGGGCACATTTTGCTTGAAGGTGTTCCGGGATTAGCCAAAACTTTAGCGATTAATACTTTGTCGCAAGCAGTTCAGGGATCATTCAGCCGTATTCAGTTTACACCTGACTTATTACCTGCCGATGTTATCGGAACAATGATTTACAACATCAAAGCCAACGAATTCTCCATTAAAAAAGGGCCAATTTTCGCTAATTTCGTTCTTGCCGATGAGATCAACCGTGCTCCCGCAAAAGTACAATCGGCACTTTTAGAGGCGATGCAGGAAAAGCAGGTTACCATTGGCGATACCACTTTCAAATTAGATCGTCCGTTTTTAGTTCTTGCTACTCAAAACCCGGTGGAACAGGAAGGAACTTATCAGCTTCCTGAAGCCCAGGTCGATCGTTTTATGCTTAAAACTGTAATTGATTATCCAAAAATTGACGAAGAGCGTTTCGTTATTCGTCAAAACTTAAAAGGAAGTTACGAAAAAGTAAATCCTGTAGTTTCTGTAGAGCAAATCTTGCGTGCGCAAGAAGCTGTTCGTGAAGTTTACATGGACGAAAAAATAGAAAAATACATCTTAGATATCATCTTTGCTACCCGTTATCCGGAAAAATACAAGCTTGCCGACTTAAAACCTCTTATCAGCTTTGGAGCATCACCACGTGGAAGTATCAATTTAGCTAACGCAGCAAAATGTTATGCTTTCATCAAACGTCGTGGTTATGTAATTCCTGAAGATGTTCGTGCAGTAGTACATGATGTTCTGCGTCACAGAGTTGGTATCACTTATGAGGCTGAAGCCGAAAACATTACTTCTGTAGACATTATCAACAAAATCGTAAACGAGATTGAGGTACCTTAAAAATTTGTTTCAAGTTTCAGGTTTCAAGTTGTTGCAAGACTAACTTGAAACTTTTAAACTTTAAACTTTAAACAAATAAAATGGATACAAAAGAGCTTTTAAAAAAAGTACGGAAAATAGAAATCAAAACCAAAAGACTGAGTAATCATATCTTTTCGGGAGAATATCACTCTTCCTTTAAAGGACGAGGAATGACTTTTAGTGAAGTACGTCAATACCAATATGGCGATGATATTCGTAACATCGATTGGAATGTAACGGCGCGCTACAATGAAGCTCACGTAAAAGTTTTTGAAGAAGAGCGTGAGCTAACCATGGTTTTAATGGTAGACATCTCGGGCTCTGAAGGTTTTGGCTCAAAAAGTCAGTTTAAAAAAGACATCGTCACCGAAATTGCGGCAACGATGGCTTTTTCGGCTACACAAAATAATGATAAAATTGGTTTAATATTATTCTCTGACAATGTAGAGTTGTATATTCCCCCAAAAAAAGGCCGTTCTCATGTACTCCGAATCATTCGCGAGTTAATTGAATTTGAACCAAAGAGTCACAAAACCGATATTTCGCAAGCTTTGAAATTCCTGTCCGGAACACAAAAAAAGAAAGCGATCGTTTTTATGATTTCCGATTTCATGGCCGAAAATTATGAGCAGACTTTAAAAATTGCTTCTAAAAAACATGATATCACCGGTGTTCGTGTGTACGATATCCGTGAGGAAAAAATTCCGAATTTAGGAATGGTAAGTATGCTTGATGCCGAAACAGGAAAAATTCAATTGGTGAATACCGGCTCAAAAACAGTACGACTGAATTACGAAAAACACTATCAGGACAGAGTGAATTATTTCAAGGATATTTTTAGTAAATCCGGAGCTGGTGTCGTAAATACAAGAGTCGACGAAAATTACGTGACCAAATTATTAGGTTATTTCAAGTCAAGATAATTTAGATTGTTAGACTTCTTAGATTGTCAGACTGTTAGATTATACGAATTATAGAATCTTTAGATAAAAAATCCGTTTAAATCTGTGTCATCCGTGTTCCATTTTTAAGCATTCATTTTAGACCAAAATCTGAAATCAAAAATCAAATGAAATTAAAATTTTACATATTTTTATTTTTACTTTCCTCAGCTGTTTTTGCGCAACAAAAACAAGTTGAGACAAGCATTGATACTACAAAAAATAAAATTGGTGCCGAATTTAAACTAACTCTTAAAACAGTTGTAAGTTCAAAATCTAAGGTTGTTTTTCCTAAACTAAAAAACATTGGTCCGTTAGAGGTTATTCAATCCTATCCTATCGACACTGTTAAGAAAAATGACACTTACGAACTGATTAAAAAATACGGATTAACCCAATTTGATTCCGGAAAATATACTATTCCGTCTATTAAAATTTTAATTGACAAGAAACCATACGCAACAGATTCTATTCGCGTTGAAGTGGCCAATGTAAAAGTCGATACCTTACAGCAAAAAATGTATGACATCAAAGACATTACTCCCGCAGACAATGGGATTGGTGACTGGTGGATTTATGTTTTAATTCTGATTGTAATTCTTGCCATCGGGGCTTTTGTTTATTGGTATCTTAAGAAACATCAAAAGAAAAAGATAGAAGAGGAAGTTTACAAAACTCCTATAGAAAAAGCGACAAGTTTATTGAACAATCTGGAGCAAAAAGAACTGGTACAAAAAGGAGAAATTAAAGAATACTACAGTGAATTGACGGATATCGCCCGAAACTACATCGAGGAGGCAATTCATATTCCGGCAATGGAAAGCACCACTTCTGAATTGATTCAGGCCATCAGAACTGCTTCTACCAAAAAGAAGATGACTTTAACACCGGAAACCGTTGAAAACTTAGAACGTGTTTTACGCCAGGCGGATTTGGTAAAATTTGCAAAATCCAAACCTTTAGAGTTCGAAATTACAGAAGACCGAAATAAAATTCAGAAAGTAATCCTGACACTTGATAATGCTAT
This window encodes:
- a CDS encoding AAA family ATPase, which gives rise to MEENTTTLDIRAINEKIERESAFIDLLTMEMNKVIVGQKHMVERLLIGLLGQGHILLEGVPGLAKTLAINTLSQAVQGSFSRIQFTPDLLPADVIGTMIYNIKANEFSIKKGPIFANFVLADEINRAPAKVQSALLEAMQEKQVTIGDTTFKLDRPFLVLATQNPVEQEGTYQLPEAQVDRFMLKTVIDYPKIDEERFVIRQNLKGSYEKVNPVVSVEQILRAQEAVREVYMDEKIEKYILDIIFATRYPEKYKLADLKPLISFGASPRGSINLANAAKCYAFIKRRGYVIPEDVRAVVHDVLRHRVGITYEAEAENITSVDIINKIVNEIEVP
- a CDS encoding DUF3298 and DUF4163 domain-containing protein, whose translation is MKHYPFILFLLLTFVSCSKELSFENESFEKESTIPCEKDCPKITIDVPVAKNIPVVADSINKKVFSVIKEIVYFEEDPKKANDYKSLAASFIASYEEMHKKFPTETFGWEATVKGNVEFESDEIINIKIDHYTFTGGAHGYQGYRSLLFHSQTGKTIFTDQIFKNEKEFMAYAEKEFRKKYKIPEKSNINATGLMFENDKFHLPQNIFYTKEGLLLYYNSYEAASYADGPKELLFPYDEISKYLKYQ
- a CDS encoding SDR family NAD(P)-dependent oxidoreductase, producing the protein MKKTVLITGATSGIGKATAQILAKNNFKVILCGRRMDRLNELEKELSEFTAVHSLAFDVRDKKDVLEKIASLPASFSDIDVLINNAGNAHGLDPIQTGDLDDWDAMIDINVKGLLYVSKAVIPKMTAKKSGHIINIGSTAAKEVYPNGNVYCGSKHAVDAITAGMRIDLNPFGIRVGGIHPGMVATEFSEVRFKGDTERASNVYKGFDPLQAEDIADIIHFVVSRPYHVNIADLVVMSTAQASSTIVKRD
- a CDS encoding EGFR-like transmembrane domain-containing protein, encoding MKLKFYIFLFLLSSAVFAQQKQVETSIDTTKNKIGAEFKLTLKTVVSSKSKVVFPKLKNIGPLEVIQSYPIDTVKKNDTYELIKKYGLTQFDSGKYTIPSIKILIDKKPYATDSIRVEVANVKVDTLQQKMYDIKDITPADNGIGDWWIYVLILIVILAIGAFVYWYLKKHQKKKIEEEVYKTPIEKATSLLNNLEQKELVQKGEIKEYYSELTDIARNYIEEAIHIPAMESTTSELIQAIRTASTKKKMTLTPETVENLERVLRQADLVKFAKSKPLEFEITEDRNKIQKVILTLDNAIPTEVPVEEEDQLLNEAQKQKQIKLQLLKKRNKRIAISVGSVLFLLIATTAFFIVTKGFNYVKDNVIGHPSKELLEGEWVKSEYGNPGILIETPKVLKRMDTQKVLPKETMALIKEMQLFAYGSMVGNFYVTVSTSKFKNPVELDLAKALEGSLKVIEAQGGQNIIVKQEDFQTNEGVQGLKGYGTMTVFNPIDKTSTKAYYELLLFKQDQGLQQILILHEEGDTYANDITTRILNSVELRKASN
- a CDS encoding DUF58 domain-containing protein, with product MDTKELLKKVRKIEIKTKRLSNHIFSGEYHSSFKGRGMTFSEVRQYQYGDDIRNIDWNVTARYNEAHVKVFEEERELTMVLMVDISGSEGFGSKSQFKKDIVTEIAATMAFSATQNNDKIGLILFSDNVELYIPPKKGRSHVLRIIRELIEFEPKSHKTDISQALKFLSGTQKKKAIVFMISDFMAENYEQTLKIASKKHDITGVRVYDIREEKIPNLGMVSMLDAETGKIQLVNTGSKTVRLNYEKHYQDRVNYFKDIFSKSGAGVVNTRVDENYVTKLLGYFKSR
- a CDS encoding ATP-binding protein encodes the protein MINKRLLIKNLLAHNDESSFYDKKRQLNLHSREGKGKFLKHICALSNSNPTNNSYIVVGVEDHDNEIVGDDFFDDSRIQNLVNAFLENPPKIQYENVPFPNLPKDKVIGLVTIKPKSKVSYFKKGIHTILANSVFMRRGSNSVPVEGEVEKNYQNTETVIGIENSSRNSIQYTLDGVIDFMNFRHKDMSPKYHVFKELFVICWAGVPKKSRDKTFLSRVDIELINEQIKLFYSAQDVVTIVYDEDSFTITEYVPLGLNDKTSYYPLEKQTIHFFDNGYYKIKSEMLFQPPEFNRKMLYHIYNSNIALLQKLQKGIALSERELKDLENLPSTFMICHLNGFEDAKQKLIDAKLLLKPFGTIYLSFKEALRVLRKMKYDVQEGAK
- a CDS encoding aldo/keto reductase: MSKTALSPIISGTMNWGVWDKNLTLKEMENMIQICIENKITTFDHADIYGAYTTEADFGKAFQASKISREKLQLITKCGIQMIAESRKNTIKHYDYSKEYIVWSVEESLKKLKTDYVDVFLLHRPSPLMQADEIAEAVEKLKSEGKIIDFGLSNFTSSQTELIRQKTEVSYNQVQFSATNFEPMVDGSFDYMQTHGIRPLSWNPLGTVFREDTKKTRRLKKLFSDLVKKYGFGSDTLLLAWILKHPAKVIPIAGTVNIARIQSLMKAVELEMDKEDWFAIWTESMGDDVA
- a CDS encoding cystathionine gamma-synthase, producing the protein MKFNTKVIHGGQHHDPATGAVMPPVYQTSTFIQTSPGKPLADYEYSRASNPTRTALENALASIENGTRGLAFSSGLAATDCILRSFKAGDEIIAMDDLYGGTYRMFSRIYKDSGIKFHFVDMTDIEKLKSLINENTKLIWVETPTNPLMKLADIQEVAKITKANNILFAVDNTFATPYLQKPLDLGADIVMHSATKYLGGHSDVIAGALIVKDEALGDQLHFQQFATGATLGPMDSFLVLRGIKTLSLRVQRHCENGEKVVEYLSKHPKIDTVYYPGLESHPFHEIAKKQMKAFGGMVSFTFKSGKKEDSIAFLEKLKVFTLAESLGGVESLANHPALMTHASIPADKRAEVGITDDLVRLSVGIEDAEDLIADLEQALA